AAGTACGGGAACAGATTGGTTATGTTCCTCAAGACTTAGCTCTATGGGAAGAGTTTACGGTAAAAGACAACTTTACGTTTTGGAGTAAACTCTCAAAACGTAAAAAATCGAAGGAAGAACTTTATAAACTATGTGAGAAAGTAGGACTTGGTGACAGGTGGAATGATAGAGTTGAAAATCTATCAGGTGGAATGAAGCGAAAGCTTAATATTGGTATTGCCCTCATTCATGAACCATCTATTTTAATTATGGATGAGCCAACGGTTGGAATAGATATTCAATCTAAGTTTGAAATTAATCGTTATGTAAAAGAGCTAGCTGCTGAAGGAACAACAATTATTTATACAACACATGATATGAGTGAGATTACAACCATTTGTCACCGCATGGGAGTTTTAAAAGAAGGAAGAATGGACTTTATCGGAACAATTGAGGAAGCTAAGTACAATGCAGAAAATGAAGGTTGGAATATAAAGAACCAAGAAGAGTTAATTTATCACATATTAAAGTAAGCAAGGATTGAATGTTCAATCCTTGCTTTTTTGTATGTAAACAATTTATACAATTTCAAATGAATTGAAACTATGTAAGAAGTTCTAACACGATAAATCTGAAAATTTAAAAAATGGTGTTGACTTTTCTTTCTAATGCTATAAAATAAAATTAAATCATTA
The sequence above is a segment of the Priestia filamentosa genome. Coding sequences within it:
- a CDS encoding ABC transporter ATP-binding protein — its product is MENTETEKIIVIKDVYKKYKGRMALKGVSLSIRKGEIFGLLGPNGAGKSTLLSLLATIVPPSKGAITVQGLDLRKHKKKVREQIGYVPQDLALWEEFTVKDNFTFWSKLSKRKKSKEELYKLCEKVGLGDRWNDRVENLSGGMKRKLNIGIALIHEPSILIMDEPTVGIDIQSKFEINRYVKELAAEGTTIIYTTHDMSEITTICHRMGVLKEGRMDFIGTIEEAKYNAENEGWNIKNQEELIYHILK